The Pseudomonadota bacterium genomic interval GTCAGGGTGAAGGTCCTGCGGTCAACGGTCGCCTCGACCCTTGCAAAGCCGGAGCCTGTGCCGGCGAAGACCGATAACGGGAAGGCAGAATAACAGGCATGTTCAATATTCCGCGCTGGAAGATTGTCCTGGTGACCGTCGCCTGTCTGGTGGCAGTGCTTTTTTTTCTGCCCAACCTGCTGGGGGAAAAATGGGCCGGAGGCGTTTCCTGGCTTCCCTCCCAGACTGTGAACCTGGGGCTTGATCTCCAGGGCGGGTCGCACCTGTTGCTGGAGGTGAAAACGGATGTTGCCATCCAGGAATACACAGCCTCCTTTTCCGACATGGTCCGGGCGGAACTGCGCAAGGAAAAGATCGGCTACACGTCCCTCTCATCCACGCAGGGCGTCCTGAATGCCGTCATCCGCGACCCGGGGGAAGCAGCCCGGGCCATGACGGTGATCCGGGGGCTTGATCCGGGTCTTGAGATCTCTGACGCCGGAAACGGGCAGATCAGGGTTCGTCTGGGCGATGTGGCCCGGCAGGAGCGGGCCCGGCGCATTGTGGATGAATCGGTGGAGATTGTCCGCCGCCGTGTGGATGCCCTGGGAACCCGGGAACCTGCCATCCAGCGCCAGGGGGAAAACCGCATCGTGGTCCAGGTGCCGGGTCTGCGGGATCCTGCACAGCTTCGGGAAATTCTCAGCAAGACCGCGAAGCTCTATTTCCGGCTGGTGGACGAGGCGGCCACACCGGGATCAGTGGCATCAGCCAGCTCTGAATGGCTGCCTATGGCGGATATGCCCGGCCAGAAACTGGCTGTCCGGAAACAGTCCATCCTGACCGGTGAAAACCTGGTGGATGCCCAGCCGGGATTCCAGGACGGGGCTCCTGTTGTG includes:
- the secD gene encoding protein translocase subunit SecD — encoded protein: MFNIPRWKIVLVTVACLVAVLFFLPNLLGEKWAGGVSWLPSQTVNLGLDLQGGSHLLLEVKTDVAIQEYTASFSDMVRAELRKEKIGYTSLSSTQGVLNAVIRDPGEAARAMTVIRGLDPGLEISDAGNGQIRVRLGDVARQERARRIVDESVEIVRRRVDALGTREPAIQRQGENRIVVQVPGLRDPAQLREILSKTAKLYFRLVDEAATPGSVASASSEWLPMADMPGQKLAVRKQSILTGENLVDAQPGFQDGAPVVTFRFDTPGGRRFAEVTTQNVGKPFAIVLDGKIISAPVIREPITGGSGVISGRFTVQEAQNLSVLLRAGALPAPLTILEERTVGPGLGEDSIRAGTIASLVGLVLVVGFMLVVYGFFGFLADIALILNLLVMFAILSMFQATLTLPGIAGIVLTMGMAVDANVLIFERMREEARLGRSVMASVDAGYTNALSAILDSNITTLIAAAVLFSLGTGPVRGFAVTLTVGLLASMFTAIMVTRIMIVAWVRWRRPKNLPL